The following are encoded together in the Nocardioides thalensis genome:
- the rpmF gene encoding 50S ribosomal protein L32 — protein sequence MAVPKRKMSRSNTRHRRSQWKAVAPTLVDCANPACDAKHIPHRACGTCGQYGARADRRQVL from the coding sequence GTGGCAGTCCCGAAGCGCAAGATGTCGCGCAGCAACACGCGGCACCGCCGCTCGCAGTGGAAGGCCGTCGCCCCCACCCTGGTCGACTGCGCCAACCCGGCCTGCGACGCCAAGCACATCCCGCACCGCGCCTGCGGCACCTGCGGCCAGTACGGCGCCCGCGCCGACCGCCGTCAGGTTCTCTGA
- the rnc gene encoding ribonuclease III, protein MTAHTDTVYGELRRALGEPELDPELLDRALTHRSYAYENGGLPTNERLEFLGDSVLGVVVTETLYRMHPDLPEGRLAKLRAAVVNARALAGVARELDLGQYIKLGRGEEATGGREKASILSDTVEAVIGAVHLSGGIEVSSVVVHRLFDPLIESASAMGAGLDWKTSLQELAAERGLGVPEYVIEDDGPDHQKTFTAQVRVGGRLYGNGNGRSKKEAEQGAAETAYGEIVADLGQPA, encoded by the coding sequence ATCACTGCTCACACCGACACGGTGTACGGCGAGCTGCGTCGTGCGCTCGGCGAGCCTGAGCTCGACCCCGAGCTGCTCGACCGCGCGCTGACGCACCGGTCGTACGCCTACGAGAACGGCGGCCTCCCGACCAACGAGCGCCTGGAGTTCCTGGGCGACTCGGTGCTCGGCGTCGTCGTCACCGAGACGCTCTACCGCATGCACCCGGACCTCCCCGAGGGCCGGCTCGCGAAGCTCCGTGCGGCGGTCGTCAACGCCCGCGCGCTCGCCGGCGTGGCCCGCGAGCTCGACCTCGGGCAGTACATCAAGCTCGGCCGCGGCGAGGAGGCCACCGGCGGGCGCGAGAAGGCGTCGATCCTGTCCGACACCGTCGAGGCGGTGATCGGCGCGGTCCACCTCAGCGGCGGCATCGAGGTCTCCTCGGTCGTCGTCCACCGCCTGTTCGACCCGCTCATCGAGTCGGCCTCCGCGATGGGCGCCGGCCTCGACTGGAAGACGTCCCTCCAGGAGCTCGCGGCCGAGCGCGGACTCGGCGTCCCCGAGTACGTCATCGAGGACGACGGGCCCGACCACCAGAAGACCTTCACCGCGCAGGTCCGCGTCGGCGGTCGCCTCTACGGCAACGGCAACGGCCGTTCCAAGAAGGAGGCCGAGCAGGGCGCCGCGGAGACGGCCTACGGCGAGATCGTCGCCGACCTCGGCCAGCCGGCCTAG
- the mutM gene encoding bifunctional DNA-formamidopyrimidine glycosylase/DNA-(apurinic or apyrimidinic site) lyase, translating to MPELPEVEVVRLGLERHVVGATITAVEVLHERPVRRDPRGPSGFAAALTGRTVTGARRRGKYLWLPLDNGDALLGHLGMSGQMLVQPAGAPVERHLRVRFALDFGGRGGRPAELRFVDQRMFGGLLVSAGGAGLPSEIAHIARDPLDPEFDDDLFVQRVRRRSAGVKRLLLDQGLISGVGNIYADEALWRARVHGDRPGERLTRKQVTELLGHAREVMAAALVQGGTSFDALYVNVNGESGYFDRSLHAYGREDQPCDRCGTPIRRIAFMNRSSYFCPRCQPVPRVRRV from the coding sequence GTGCCCGAGCTCCCCGAGGTCGAGGTCGTCCGCCTCGGCCTCGAGCGCCACGTCGTCGGCGCCACGATCACTGCGGTCGAGGTCCTCCACGAGCGGCCGGTGCGCCGCGACCCGCGCGGCCCGTCCGGCTTCGCCGCCGCGCTCACCGGGCGCACCGTCACCGGCGCCCGGCGGCGCGGCAAGTACCTCTGGCTCCCGCTCGACAACGGCGACGCGCTGCTGGGCCACCTCGGCATGAGCGGCCAGATGCTCGTCCAGCCGGCCGGCGCCCCCGTCGAGCGCCACCTGCGCGTCCGGTTCGCGCTCGATTTCGGTGGTCGAGGAGGCCGCCCCGCGGAGCTCCGGTTCGTCGACCAGCGGATGTTCGGCGGCCTGCTGGTCTCCGCCGGCGGGGCCGGGCTGCCCTCCGAGATCGCGCACATCGCCCGCGACCCGCTCGACCCGGAGTTCGACGACGACCTCTTCGTCCAGCGGGTACGGCGCCGCTCGGCCGGCGTGAAGCGGCTGCTGCTCGACCAGGGGCTGATCTCCGGCGTCGGCAACATCTACGCCGACGAGGCGCTGTGGCGCGCCCGGGTCCACGGCGACCGGCCGGGGGAGCGGCTCACCCGGAAGCAGGTCACGGAGCTGCTCGGCCACGCGCGCGAGGTCATGGCCGCCGCGCTGGTCCAGGGCGGGACGTCGTTCGACGCGCTCTACGTCAACGTCAACGGCGAGTCCGGCTACTTCGACCGCTCCCTCCACGCCTACGGTCGCGAGGACCAGCCCTGCGACCGGTGCGGCACCCCGATCAGGCGGATCGCGTTCATGAACCGGTCGTCGTACTTCTGCCCGAGGTGCCAACCGGTCCCGCGGGTCCGCAGAGTTTGA
- a CDS encoding MFS transporter, with amino-acid sequence MRRVLELILPARLGVGYRWLVGSSWISNLGDGIALAAGPLLVASQTRDPFLVSLAVLLQRLPWLLFGLHAGAIADRVDRKRLVIVADLARIAVLALLCATIVTGWVDITVVLATLFLVGVAEVFADSASGTLMPMLVGKADLGTGYARLQFGFITLNQIAGAPIGALLFGVGLAVPFGAQIGCALLGAVLMARIRLPAGPVRDAEGTHVRRDIVEGVKWLLGHPPVRTLALVIFSFNITWSASWAVLVLYSLEVLDMGAVGYGLLTTAAAVGGLVTTPFYGWLERRVPLATLMRVCLLLEVVMHLGFAVTTVPWVALAIMFGFGAYAFVWGTLSQAVRQRAVPMELQGRVGAVYAVGVFGGMVVGSGLGGVLADVWGVTAPFWVGFVGSAVLLALVWRQLAHIAHADDEVRESDAVP; translated from the coding sequence GTGCGCCGCGTCCTCGAGCTGATCCTTCCCGCTCGACTCGGCGTCGGCTACCGCTGGCTGGTCGGCTCCAGCTGGATCTCCAACCTCGGCGACGGCATCGCCCTCGCCGCCGGGCCGCTGCTCGTGGCCTCGCAGACCCGCGACCCGTTCCTCGTGTCGCTCGCCGTCCTGCTGCAACGGCTGCCCTGGCTGCTCTTCGGCCTGCACGCCGGCGCGATCGCCGACCGGGTCGACCGGAAGCGCCTCGTCATCGTCGCCGACCTCGCCCGGATCGCGGTGCTCGCGCTGCTCTGCGCGACGATCGTCACCGGATGGGTCGACATCACGGTCGTGCTCGCCACCCTGTTCCTCGTCGGCGTCGCCGAGGTGTTCGCCGACAGCGCGTCGGGCACCCTGATGCCGATGCTGGTCGGCAAGGCCGACCTCGGCACCGGCTACGCCCGGCTCCAGTTCGGCTTCATCACGCTCAACCAGATCGCCGGGGCCCCGATCGGTGCGCTGCTCTTCGGAGTCGGACTCGCGGTGCCGTTCGGCGCCCAGATCGGGTGCGCCCTCCTCGGGGCGGTGCTGATGGCGCGGATCCGGCTCCCCGCGGGGCCGGTGCGGGACGCGGAGGGCACGCACGTGCGGCGCGACATCGTCGAGGGCGTGAAGTGGCTGCTCGGCCACCCGCCGGTGCGCACGCTCGCGCTGGTGATCTTCTCGTTCAACATCACCTGGTCGGCCTCGTGGGCCGTCCTCGTTCTCTACTCCCTCGAGGTGCTGGACATGGGCGCCGTCGGCTACGGGCTGCTGACGACCGCCGCAGCCGTCGGCGGCCTGGTCACGACGCCGTTCTACGGCTGGCTCGAGCGCCGCGTTCCGCTCGCCACCCTGATGCGGGTGTGCCTCCTCCTCGAGGTGGTGATGCACCTCGGGTTCGCGGTGACCACCGTCCCCTGGGTCGCGCTGGCGATCATGTTCGGGTTCGGCGCCTACGCGTTCGTGTGGGGCACGCTGTCGCAGGCCGTGCGGCAGCGCGCCGTCCCGATGGAGCTCCAGGGGCGGGTCGGGGCGGTCTACGCCGTGGGCGTCTTCGGCGGGATGGTGGTCGGCAGCGGGCTCGGCGGGGTGCTCGCCGACGTCTGGGGCGTCACGGCGCCCTTCTGGGTCGGCTTCGTCGGCTCCGCCGTGCTGCTGGCGCTGGTGTGGCGCCAGCTCGCCCACATCGCCCACGCCGACGACGAGGTGCGCGAGTCGGACGCCGTCCCCTAG